Within Eremothecium cymbalariae DBVPG#7215 chromosome 3, complete sequence, the genomic segment AGTCAACAGGACCCCTACACGAAACGCCGGACTTCATCACATCAGCGGCTTCAGGCTGCGGCTTCCTATGATACGAGCATCTGCATTACGACCATCCATACCGCTGTTTGGAATCCTGCTTGCTCTTTTGCCAACGCTGGTTACGTTCCTGCAAGGCTTCCTTGTTGCGTTCCGCGTGCGCGATTAAAGACGAAAGCTGGTTATTACGATCCCTGTTCCCGTAAATCCGCTGTTGACCGTTGTCAAACGACCTCTGGGAGCCTATTTCCTGCGAACTCCCCAAACCATGAACTTTCGTTGACCCATACTCCCTTTCAACTCCTTCTTCCCACCACCCGGAACCATCCCCTGCACTAACACCAGATCTGGGCGCTAACTCACACACAGCAACATTACCCGGCGCTGTACCTGGCATCTTGTTTgctgttgttcttgttgttgttttcgtcgttgttgttgtcgTCATCGTTGTTAGAGGATACTCATCTCGCCGATTATAACCTGCCTCGAATACCATAGTCTCCATAGCCATAGCTCTGATCAGTAATGCAGTCAATACACTTTGATCCTTTACCACTATACTGTTTTATTACTGAACCGTTCGCAGGATAA encodes:
- a CDS encoding uncharacterized protein (similar to ZYRO0G01870g - ZYRO0G01870p [Zygosaccharomyces rouxii]); translated protein: MAMETMVFEAGYNRRDEYPLTTMTTTTTTKTTTRTTANKMPGTAPGNVAVCELAPRSGVSAGDGSGWWEEGVEREYGSTKVHGLGSSQEIGSQRSFDNGQQRIYGNRDRNNQLSSLIAHAERNKEALQERNQRWQKSKQDSKQRYGWS